TTCAGTGAGCGCTCATTAGCTAGGCGATCAAGTTTTGTTAATACCTCTTATTGAAAATTATCATTATGGCTTATATTGTCAGAGTAAACGCCTTCGCCCTATGCTTAGACTCAGGCTTCGGGATCGTTACCATAGCCTGAGGATGGTGGGAGATCCCGTCGAATTTTTGCCAAAAAATTTCGTTGATAATTTTACTGATTACTTAATCAGTTTCAGAATTTCAGGAGACTAGCAACAATGCCGATTGCGGTTGGAATGATTGAAACGAAGGGATTCCCTGCGGTTGTGGAAGCAGCTGACGCGATGGTGAAGGCCGCTCGCGTGACCCTGGTGGGCTACGAGAAAATCGGCAGCGGCCGCGTGACAGTGATTGTCCGGGGCGATGTGTCTGAAGTACAAGCCTCTGTGGCTGCTGGTATTGAATCTGCTAAGCGTGTCAACGGCGGTGAAGTGCTCTCTACTCACATCATTGCTCGTCCCCACGAGAACCTGGAATACGTTCTGCCTATTCGCTACACCGAAGAAGTAGAGCAGTTCCGGACCTGAGAATTGCTTAGATAAGTTCCTGTTAGCGTTTCAGCGGACTTTGTTTGTTCGCTGACGCTTTGCCTGGATTTACGAGCGAACTGGTTACACTAAACTCCCTGGAGACTCAACTATGTCTATCGCAGTTGGAATGATTGAAACGCTGGGCTTTCCTGCGGTTGTGGAAGCAGCTGACGCGATGGTGAAGGCCGCTCGC
This genomic stretch from Geitlerinema sp. PCC 7407 harbors:
- a CDS encoding carbon dioxide-concentrating mechanism protein CcmK codes for the protein MPIAVGMIETKGFPAVVEAADAMVKAARVTLVGYEKIGSGRVTVIVRGDVSEVQASVAAGIESAKRVNGGEVLSTHIIARPHENLEYVLPIRYTEEVEQFRT